From Alteromonas australica, one genomic window encodes:
- a CDS encoding crotonase/enoyl-CoA hydratase family protein: MSFNMTIDNEIALITFDDGKVNAVGFGLIDAFNQALDSAEADAKAVVIYGGEGKFCGGFDLSVMKGEDKGQQQALVSAGAALVKRLYAFPKPVIMAAEGHSIALGAIFLMAADLRIGKDGDTKYGLNETAIGMVLPSFGMELAKARLASTSLTEALLFSRIYQGEEAVKAGYLDAAVPQDNVLNTAMSYAAQLKMLPSSAFAESKRQLRKETLEKMGV; this comes from the coding sequence ATGTCTTTCAATATGACTATTGATAATGAAATTGCACTTATTACTTTTGACGATGGCAAAGTCAATGCTGTAGGTTTCGGCCTTATTGACGCGTTTAATCAGGCACTCGATAGTGCGGAAGCAGACGCGAAGGCCGTGGTTATCTATGGCGGCGAGGGGAAATTTTGCGGCGGCTTCGATCTTTCAGTCATGAAAGGCGAGGACAAAGGCCAGCAACAGGCGTTGGTCAGCGCTGGGGCGGCTCTCGTTAAGCGGCTATACGCCTTTCCCAAGCCTGTTATTATGGCCGCCGAAGGCCATAGCATCGCCCTTGGCGCCATTTTTCTCATGGCTGCAGACTTACGCATTGGAAAAGATGGCGACACTAAATACGGTTTAAATGAAACGGCAATAGGTATGGTGCTGCCTAGTTTCGGCATGGAATTAGCCAAAGCGCGTCTCGCCAGTACTTCGCTAACCGAAGCATTACTATTTTCGCGTATTTATCAAGGTGAAGAAGCCGTGAAAGCGGGGTATCTCGATGCGGCAGTACCGCAGGATAACGTGCTAAACACTGCCATGAGTTATGCGGCTCAGTTAAAAATGCTTCCTTCTAGTGCATTTGCAGAATCTAAACGCCAATTAAGAAAAGAAACCTTAGAAAAAATGGGGGTCTAG